The proteins below are encoded in one region of Amycolatopsis acidiphila:
- a CDS encoding BTAD domain-containing putative transcriptional regulator, with amino-acid sequence MRLLGRVARGLLAVILLAALVAGLPVALICGVGWPLPDHLPNLDEIGSVLMAPMSTRFLLDVLACLAWLIWLVFVLDVVACAVEVARGARWPELRRQTGPVRRVAAVLVGALLVAVLGRTATAAPAAPAEAGRPVGHAPVVATAPAWTTAVASEHTGTPQSRTQPAAEPGTERVRPPEGGVHDSLWRIAQRCLGDGDRWPEIWALNEGSPQPGGRVLTNPHLIHPGDTLRLPATSPPPTPPASPPAPPEPTPTSPAPAAEPAPPAPSTTTPPPFTPPFSEPAPATADPAADTAADEPAGGAVTWGSGEVFVSLGLAAAVSALLVLARRRRHARYRPGSGQRDDDLPVAPVVYQLRLAHLRAQHHDEDIELEAETDEPGDTAADDPATHEDQSEPVRSGAASRSRRAETGTEGQVRVLTPRVRRVIGAATTPGTDGGPAEPPSVVDIALDPTAPGAGGETVNADAGKGTQVAFDQARVHGLGLVGPGGYAAARALLLTLLTATPDGGSVPRVFVPAADLARLLGVPGPVTGLPDTVTVVADLDTALTALDAPQPSRPAVLIATPPREPDQQARLQQLLDNNGQHGLTALLLGQWRPGVTAYVTAGGIISATDPGLGEPLRGTCAFTLPETATRDLLAFLRTAQPRDDTSGVSDAAEPQGHAPAPRQAPTPPEEGAPSPLEHTGDGPDRLEITSGPPIPEPAPAEASGEPDSEPRPLPPRTADTGLGKPAPLVLTVFGAPALHWRPDPARSEDTRDLSGELSSRPVELLVYLAVHPGGVSRDGIVDALWPDEPPRNPASVLRTVLSRIRRALDSATGRAVGELVVAEHGQYRLDPAVVEVDYWGFAEAVTARRTATTSERRTDAYEAIVTHYGGPLAEGLEAEWLVAAREATRRDALDAVAALARARVADDPDYTLDLLETARAFDPHNELLYRDIMRLQHALGRHDAISRTLTLLRTRLGEVDAKPTADTVDLAQRLRARDTGIPVGDFSRSTAP; translated from the coding sequence GTGCGGCTGCTGGGCCGTGTGGCGCGCGGCCTGCTCGCGGTCATCCTGCTGGCCGCGCTCGTGGCTGGTCTTCCCGTAGCGCTGATCTGCGGCGTGGGATGGCCCTTGCCCGACCATTTGCCGAACCTGGACGAGATCGGGTCGGTGTTGATGGCGCCGATGTCGACACGTTTTCTGCTCGACGTGCTCGCCTGCCTGGCCTGGCTGATCTGGCTCGTGTTCGTCCTCGACGTCGTGGCCTGTGCGGTCGAGGTCGCCCGGGGTGCCCGGTGGCCGGAACTGCGACGGCAGACGGGTCCGGTGCGGCGCGTCGCGGCCGTGCTCGTCGGCGCCCTGCTGGTCGCCGTCCTGGGCCGCACCGCCACCGCCGCACCCGCTGCCCCCGCCGAGGCCGGGCGGCCCGTCGGCCACGCCCCGGTAGTCGCGACCGCGCCCGCCTGGACGACGGCGGTCGCCAGCGAGCACACCGGCACCCCGCAGTCCCGAACCCAGCCCGCGGCCGAGCCCGGAACCGAGCGGGTCCGGCCACCGGAGGGTGGAGTGCACGACTCGCTGTGGCGGATCGCGCAACGCTGTCTGGGCGACGGGGACCGGTGGCCGGAGATCTGGGCGCTCAACGAGGGCAGCCCCCAGCCCGGCGGACGCGTGCTGACCAACCCGCACCTGATTCACCCCGGCGACACCCTCCGCCTCCCCGCGACCAGCCCACCGCCTACCCCGCCTGCTTCACCACCGGCACCCCCGGAACCGACGCCCACGAGCCCAGCTCCTGCCGCCGAACCAGCACCGCCGGCGCCGAGCACGACCACGCCACCTCCCTTCACGCCACCTTTCTCGGAGCCCGCCCCGGCCACTGCGGATCCCGCCGCCGATACGGCGGCCGACGAACCCGCTGGGGGCGCGGTGACCTGGGGCAGTGGCGAGGTGTTCGTCAGCCTGGGCCTGGCGGCGGCGGTCAGTGCCCTGCTTGTGCTCGCGCGACGGCGACGCCACGCGCGCTACCGGCCCGGCAGCGGCCAGCGTGACGACGACCTGCCCGTCGCGCCCGTGGTGTACCAGCTGCGCCTGGCCCATCTACGCGCCCAGCATCACGACGAAGACATCGAACTGGAGGCCGAGACCGACGAGCCGGGCGACACCGCGGCCGACGACCCGGCCACGCACGAGGACCAGTCTGAACCCGTCCGCTCCGGCGCGGCATCGCGATCGAGGCGCGCGGAAACCGGGACCGAGGGCCAGGTGCGGGTGCTCACGCCGCGCGTCCGGCGAGTGATCGGCGCCGCCACGACCCCCGGCACCGACGGCGGACCGGCGGAGCCGCCGTCAGTCGTGGATATCGCTCTCGACCCGACCGCGCCCGGTGCTGGCGGCGAGACCGTCAACGCCGACGCGGGCAAAGGGACGCAGGTCGCGTTCGACCAGGCTCGCGTGCATGGCCTCGGCCTGGTTGGGCCTGGCGGCTACGCCGCGGCCCGCGCCCTGCTGCTCACTCTCCTTACCGCCACGCCCGACGGCGGATCGGTGCCGAGGGTGTTCGTGCCCGCTGCCGATCTGGCCCGGCTGCTCGGCGTGCCGGGGCCCGTCACGGGCCTGCCGGACACGGTCACCGTCGTGGCCGACCTGGACACCGCACTGACCGCCCTCGACGCCCCGCAACCGTCCCGGCCCGCCGTCCTGATCGCGACGCCGCCCCGCGAGCCGGACCAGCAGGCGCGGTTGCAGCAGCTGCTCGACAACAACGGTCAGCACGGCCTCACCGCGCTGCTGCTCGGCCAATGGCGTCCCGGGGTGACCGCCTACGTCACCGCCGGCGGGATCATCTCCGCGACCGACCCCGGCCTCGGCGAACCCCTGCGCGGCACCTGCGCCTTCACCCTGCCCGAGACCGCCACCCGCGACCTGCTGGCCTTCTTGCGCACCGCGCAGCCCCGCGACGACACCAGTGGCGTCAGCGACGCCGCCGAACCTCAAGGCCACGCCCCTGCGCCGCGCCAAGCGCCGACGCCACCAGAGGAGGGTGCTCCTTCCCCTCTGGAGCACACCGGAGACGGCCCTGATCGTCTGGAAATCACTTCGGGTCCACCCATACCGGAACCGGCTCCCGCCGAGGCCAGCGGCGAACCCGACAGCGAACCGCGCCCGCTGCCGCCACGGACGGCAGATACGGGCCTGGGGAAGCCCGCACCGCTGGTGTTGACGGTGTTCGGCGCCCCAGCTCTGCACTGGCGGCCCGATCCCGCCCGATCCGAGGACACCCGCGACCTGTCCGGCGAATTGAGCAGCCGCCCGGTCGAACTGCTGGTGTATCTCGCGGTCCATCCCGGAGGGGTGTCCCGGGACGGGATCGTCGACGCCCTGTGGCCCGACGAGCCGCCCCGCAATCCCGCCAGCGTGCTGCGCACCGTGCTCTCCCGGATTCGCCGCGCCCTTGACAGCGCCACCGGCCGCGCCGTCGGCGAGCTGGTGGTGGCCGAGCACGGCCAGTACCGGCTCGACCCCGCGGTGGTGGAGGTGGACTACTGGGGCTTCGCCGAGGCGGTTACCGCACGCCGCACCGCCACCACGTCCGAGCGGCGGACCGACGCCTACGAGGCGATCGTGACGCACTATGGCGGACCGCTGGCCGAGGGCCTGGAGGCGGAGTGGCTCGTCGCCGCCCGGGAAGCGACCCGCCGCGACGCCCTCGACGCCGTGGCCGCGCTCGCCCGCGCCCGGGTCGCCGACGACCCCGACTACACCCTGGACCTGCTGGAGACCGCGCGGGCATTCGATCCGCACAACGAGTTGCTCTACCGCGACATCATGCGCCTGCAGCACGCCCTCGGCCGGCACGACGCGATCTCCCGCACCCTGACCCTCCTGCGGACCCGGCTGGGCGAAGTCGACGCCAAGCCCACCGCAGACACCGTCGACCTCGCCCAGCGGCTACGCGCCCGCGACACCGGCATACCGGTCGGCGACTTCTCGCGATCCACGGCGCCATGA
- a CDS encoding TadE/TadG family type IV pilus assembly protein — MTGRAPKATTVRWRRWWAAERGSVTAEAVLVTPLLVMLLVFLAVVVHRGVDARLRLDDAAHQAARAATLQRSPTAATTAARDTASAALAQAGLVCRGVTTTMSGSLVPAGAVTVRVRCTVDFGQALLLGVPGGKTLESTASEVVDTYRSWRQPGGA, encoded by the coding sequence GTGACCGGGCGCGCGCCGAAGGCAACGACGGTCCGGTGGCGGCGGTGGTGGGCCGCTGAGCGCGGCTCGGTGACGGCCGAGGCCGTGCTGGTGACACCGCTGCTGGTGATGCTGCTGGTGTTCCTGGCCGTGGTGGTGCATCGCGGCGTTGACGCCCGGTTGCGGCTCGACGACGCCGCACACCAGGCCGCTCGCGCGGCCACCCTGCAACGCAGCCCCACGGCCGCCACCACCGCGGCCCGCGACACCGCCAGCGCCGCGCTCGCGCAGGCCGGGCTGGTCTGCCGGGGCGTCACCACCACGATGTCCGGCTCGCTTGTGCCCGCTGGGGCGGTGACCGTGCGGGTGCGGTGCACCGTCGACTTCGGTCAGGCGCTGCTGCTCGGCGTGCCCGGCGGGAAAACCCTGGAATCGACCGCCAGCGAGGTCGTCGACACCTACCGGTCCTGGCGCCAGCCGGGGGGTGCTTGA
- a CDS encoding TadE/TadG family type IV pilus assembly protein, with protein sequence MLTRAARTRARALAERIRRALRGDRGEVTVELVIATPLLLLALLAIIQFAVWSHATHVAQAAASQALAAARTQDGTTSSGQAAGQRLLDDLAAGPLREPQLAVSRGAASVSVSIRGEAATVLPGVHLHVHAEASGEIERFMPDTAP encoded by the coding sequence ATGCTCACCAGAGCCGCCCGTACTCGCGCCCGCGCGCTGGCCGAGCGTATCCGGCGCGCGCTGCGCGGCGACCGGGGCGAGGTCACCGTCGAACTGGTTATCGCGACCCCGCTGTTGCTGCTGGCGTTGCTGGCGATCATCCAGTTCGCGGTGTGGTCGCACGCCACCCACGTCGCTCAGGCCGCCGCCTCCCAGGCCCTGGCCGCCGCCCGGACCCAGGACGGCACCACCAGCTCCGGGCAGGCGGCCGGGCAGCGCCTGCTCGACGACCTCGCCGCCGGACCCCTGCGCGAGCCCCAGCTCGCGGTGTCCCGCGGTGCGGCCTCAGTGTCGGTGAGTATCCGTGGCGAGGCCGCCACGGTCTTGCCCGGTGTGCACCTGCACGTGCACGCCGAAGCCTCCGGCGAGATCGAGCGTTTCATGCCCGACACCGCGCCCTAG
- a CDS encoding tyrosine-type recombinase/integrase: protein MIAYASWWRNGPGRSRFTRWREDSDEVSKFLTGCRCSRRLLASAEPRYPVVVTVVRSLGSARRPRTAQELEDFEQELIDQFALALAGSGVSDDVVASDRSVVFQFLKFVGRPVWTVETADADRFLVAQRKRGLARSTVYQKAVRLAVFFDFLIARYQGDIHALTGYVVTQPIDEFNRPASTDRGMLRIPPAEDEVDALFAAWRDSLPETRKFLPAARDYFAASLWRRIGLRISESAMLDIRDWRPDLGEHGKLHVRFGKGSKGHGPKTRLVSAINSVDALVEWWLTDVRHQFGDDWADPDAPLLPSERRDRSTGRCLRAGPNALRAGFSDAVALWLPSWAGRLTPHVLRHFCASSLYARGMDLKAIQELLGHEWLSTTTRYIHVHDEHVERAWAAANDRVAARLHGEEE from the coding sequence TTGATCGCGTACGCCTCCTGGTGGCGCAATGGTCCTGGTAGGTCCCGGTTCACTCGTTGGCGTGAAGATTCCGACGAGGTGTCGAAATTCCTGACGGGATGCCGATGTTCTCGACGTCTCTTGGCGTCGGCTGAACCGAGGTATCCGGTGGTTGTGACGGTGGTGCGGTCGTTGGGCAGCGCTCGGCGCCCGCGGACTGCGCAGGAGTTGGAGGACTTCGAGCAGGAGCTGATCGACCAGTTCGCGCTGGCTCTCGCCGGCTCGGGCGTCAGCGATGACGTGGTGGCCTCGGACAGGTCGGTGGTGTTCCAGTTCCTCAAGTTCGTCGGCCGTCCCGTGTGGACCGTGGAGACCGCGGACGCCGACCGGTTCCTGGTTGCGCAGAGGAAGCGCGGTCTGGCCAGGTCCACCGTGTACCAGAAGGCCGTGCGGCTGGCCGTCTTCTTCGACTTTCTGATCGCTCGCTACCAGGGCGACATCCATGCCTTGACCGGCTATGTGGTCACCCAACCGATCGATGAGTTCAACCGGCCCGCGAGTACCGACCGTGGCATGCTGCGGATCCCGCCCGCCGAGGACGAGGTGGACGCCCTGTTCGCGGCATGGCGCGATAGCCTGCCGGAGACCCGGAAGTTCCTGCCTGCGGCCCGGGACTACTTCGCGGCATCGCTGTGGCGCCGGATCGGCTTGCGAATCAGCGAGTCCGCGATGCTGGACATCCGCGACTGGCGCCCGGATCTGGGCGAGCATGGCAAGCTGCACGTGCGCTTCGGCAAGGGCAGCAAAGGGCACGGCCCGAAGACCCGGCTGGTGTCCGCGATCAACTCCGTCGACGCGCTGGTGGAGTGGTGGCTGACCGATGTGCGGCACCAGTTCGGTGACGACTGGGCGGACCCGGATGCGCCGTTGCTCCCGAGTGAGCGTCGCGACCGCAGCACCGGGCGATGTCTGCGGGCGGGCCCGAACGCCCTGCGTGCGGGGTTCAGCGACGCCGTTGCGCTGTGGCTGCCGTCCTGGGCGGGTCGGCTGACGCCGCATGTCCTGCGGCATTTCTGCGCGTCGTCGTTGTATGCCCGCGGAATGGACCTCAAGGCGATTCAGGAACTGCTCGGGCACGAATGGCTGTCCACCACGACCCGCTACATCCATGTTCATGACGAGCACGTCGAACGAGCGTGGGCGGCGGCCAATGACCGTGTCGCGGCTCGGCTCCACGGTGAGGAGGAATGA
- a CDS encoding helix-turn-helix domain-containing protein, translating to MRWNLRMKAAEAGIWKSTEMRRRLAEAGLEISAGKMSALWTGTPTTIRLDDLDVICSVLECQPTDLLIHEPEKVAARRPKKAAATTGAGGVPVITPRLGRHRSVPPA from the coding sequence ATGCGCTGGAACCTGCGCATGAAAGCCGCCGAAGCTGGTATCTGGAAGTCCACGGAGATGCGCCGGCGGCTCGCCGAGGCCGGCCTGGAGATCAGTGCTGGGAAGATGTCAGCCCTGTGGACGGGGACACCCACCACCATCCGGCTGGACGACCTCGACGTCATCTGCTCGGTGCTGGAATGCCAGCCCACCGATCTGCTCATCCACGAGCCGGAAAAGGTGGCCGCCCGCAGGCCGAAGAAGGCCGCCGCAACAACCGGAGCTGGCGGGGTGCCGGTGATCACGCCGCGACTTGGTCGACACCGCAGCGTGCCGCCGGCATGA
- a CDS encoding site-specific integrase, whose translation MPHQAIDVVEANRHGQQLFIADLFRQKRPTPPPTPVAGPPGHFPVAHRQLALFDLDRDYTAVRPTELALPLPELAIAIEDVLTDHARRHGWGTGLQSMTRNAIRMLLATQDTPGAPIAASVAAAVTTGRSLDNLKSVLEILAAAGMLDDDRRPTLDIYAERQFADLPEPMADEVREWFRAMRDGSTTPPRSRPRNPATIRSRITHAAPAVRTWATSNGYSSLREVDRDDVIAVMPAEAYRYRQTLTALRALFRFLKARRLVFTNPTLRLRGPQAGNHPLPIDLTPVRDAMLSTKPVRAALATLIAFHALRPKDVCALLLTDLRDGRLYLDGRTILLADPVRASLSAWLAERARRWPHTINPYLFINLHTAVRTCRVDPTWISTTIGFSAQAIREDRILHEAITTGDVRRLSDLFGLTIGGAERYTHTHQPATTD comes from the coding sequence ATGCCCCACCAGGCGATCGACGTTGTCGAAGCCAACCGACATGGTCAGCAACTGTTCATCGCCGACCTGTTTCGCCAGAAACGCCCGACCCCGCCGCCCACCCCGGTGGCAGGACCGCCGGGCCACTTCCCGGTCGCGCATCGGCAGCTCGCACTGTTCGACCTCGACCGCGACTACACCGCCGTGCGGCCCACCGAGCTCGCCCTGCCCCTGCCCGAACTGGCCATCGCGATCGAGGATGTCCTCACCGACCATGCCCGCCGGCACGGCTGGGGCACAGGGCTGCAAAGCATGACCCGCAACGCGATCCGGATGCTGCTCGCGACGCAGGACACGCCCGGCGCGCCGATCGCCGCCAGCGTCGCGGCGGCCGTCACCACCGGCCGCTCGCTGGACAACCTCAAATCCGTGCTGGAGATCCTCGCCGCCGCCGGCATGCTCGACGACGATCGCCGGCCCACCCTCGACATTTACGCCGAACGGCAGTTCGCCGATCTGCCCGAGCCCATGGCCGACGAGGTCCGCGAATGGTTCCGGGCTATGCGCGATGGCAGCACCACGCCACCACGATCGCGGCCACGCAACCCCGCCACCATCCGATCCCGAATCACCCACGCCGCTCCCGCCGTCCGCACCTGGGCCACCAGCAACGGCTACTCCTCGCTGCGGGAAGTCGACCGAGACGACGTCATCGCGGTCATGCCCGCCGAGGCCTACCGCTATCGGCAAACCTTGACCGCGCTGCGCGCGCTGTTCCGATTCCTCAAGGCCCGCAGGCTGGTTTTCACCAACCCGACCCTCCGGCTGCGCGGCCCCCAGGCCGGCAACCATCCGTTGCCGATCGACCTGACACCGGTGCGCGACGCGATGCTCAGCACCAAACCCGTGCGCGCCGCACTCGCCACGCTCATCGCGTTCCACGCCCTGCGCCCCAAGGACGTGTGCGCGCTGCTGCTGACTGACCTGCGCGATGGGCGGCTGTATCTCGATGGGCGGACCATCCTCCTCGCCGACCCCGTTCGCGCCAGCCTCTCCGCCTGGCTTGCAGAACGTGCCCGACGCTGGCCGCACACGATCAACCCGTACCTGTTCATCAACCTGCACACCGCGGTCCGCACCTGCCGGGTCGACCCAACCTGGATCAGCACCACGATCGGGTTCTCCGCACAAGCCATCCGCGAAGACCGTATC